One window of Meiothermus sp. Pnk-1 genomic DNA carries:
- a CDS encoding non-heme iron oxygenase ferredoxin subunit produces MPWIPIARIEEFENGRKVVEVAGEKTPILVLLAGEEVFAISDICTHDRNPLSDGPVEGEYIKCTRHGARFNLRTGKATLPAPRPVKAYKAKLEGGQVWLEV; encoded by the coding sequence ATGCCCTGGATTCCCATCGCTCGCATCGAGGAGTTTGAAAACGGGCGCAAGGTAGTCGAGGTAGCTGGGGAAAAAACCCCGATCCTGGTGCTTTTGGCGGGAGAGGAGGTCTTCGCCATCTCGGATATCTGTACCCACGACCGCAACCCGCTCTCAGACGGACCGGTAGAGGGGGAGTACATCAAGTGCACCCGACACGGAGCCCGCTTCAACCTGCGCACCGGCAAGGCCACCCTGCCCGCCCCACGCCCGGTGAAAGCCTATAAGGCCAAGCTCGAGGGGGGGCAGGTCTGGCTCGAGGTCTAA
- the sufD gene encoding Fe-S cluster assembly protein SufD, producing the protein MQSVSELSRDLVLEVSQKLNEPPWLLENRLAAWEAFAKLPYPTLKTEEWRYTDISKVPFETLALERPSGQKLSREALPAEIKARLEQSQLAGFAVFVGADLVYLELPEELRAKGVVLTTLAEALNTHAGPIRQALFRAVGWKEKLTAYNAALFTHGAFLFVPQGVEFDTPLGVFHYLGGGQLSIGRTLIVAEANSKAVYIEEYVSPTAVDLGVNLSVSELILGQGAQLRHAHVQTLALGFYHFHRTRAVLERDARLNDLTATFGGTLARTETQSELAGPGADSEMLGLYFAHGEQHLDHYTLQHHAEHHTKSDLLYKGAVKDQAHTVYSGLIKLEEAAQKADAYQSNRNLLLSSEARVESIPQLEIAANEVRCTHGSTTAPVDEMQLFYLMSRGVPKPVAQQVLVKAHLYDVLTRIPLLPLREHIERVIEEKVRL; encoded by the coding sequence ATGCAGAGCGTAAGCGAACTCTCCCGTGATCTCGTGCTCGAGGTCTCCCAAAAGCTCAACGAACCTCCGTGGCTCCTGGAAAACCGCCTGGCCGCCTGGGAGGCCTTCGCCAAGCTTCCCTACCCCACCCTCAAGACCGAGGAGTGGCGCTACACCGATATCAGCAAAGTACCCTTCGAGACCCTCGCCCTCGAGCGCCCCAGCGGCCAAAAGCTCAGCCGGGAAGCCCTGCCTGCTGAGATCAAAGCCCGGCTCGAGCAGTCCCAGCTGGCTGGATTTGCGGTGTTCGTGGGCGCGGACTTGGTGTACCTGGAGCTGCCCGAGGAGCTGCGCGCCAAAGGGGTGGTGCTTACCACCCTCGCCGAGGCGCTGAACACCCACGCGGGGCCAATCCGCCAGGCCCTATTCCGCGCCGTGGGCTGGAAGGAAAAGCTAACGGCCTACAATGCCGCGCTCTTCACCCACGGGGCTTTTCTATTCGTGCCGCAGGGGGTGGAGTTCGATACCCCCCTCGGGGTGTTCCACTACCTGGGGGGTGGCCAGCTTTCCATCGGGCGCACCCTGATCGTCGCGGAAGCCAACAGCAAAGCCGTCTACATCGAGGAGTACGTCTCTCCCACCGCGGTTGACCTGGGGGTCAACCTCTCAGTGAGCGAGCTGATCCTGGGGCAGGGGGCCCAGCTGCGGCACGCCCACGTACAGACTTTGGCCCTGGGGTTTTACCACTTCCACCGTACCCGAGCGGTTTTGGAGCGGGATGCTCGGCTCAATGACCTCACCGCCACCTTCGGCGGCACGCTGGCGCGCACGGAGACCCAGTCCGAGCTGGCCGGGCCGGGGGCCGACAGCGAGATGCTGGGCCTGTACTTTGCCCACGGCGAGCAGCACCTCGACCACTACACCCTCCAGCACCACGCCGAACACCACACCAAAAGCGACCTGCTGTACAAGGGGGCGGTAAAGGACCAGGCCCACACCGTCTACTCGGGGCTCATCAAGCTCGAGGAAGCCGCGCAAAAGGCCGACGCTTACCAGTCCAACCGCAACTTGCTGCTCTCGAGCGAGGCGCGGGTGGAGTCCATACCCCAGCTGGAGATCGCCGCCAACGAGGTGCGCTGCACCCACGGCAGCACCACGGCGCCGGTGGACGAGATGCAGCTTTTCTACCTGATGAGCCGGGGGGTGCCCAAGCCTGTCGCCCAGCAGGTGCTGGTGAAGGCCCACCTCTACGATGTGCTGACGCGTATCCCGCTGCTGCCCCTACGCGAGCACATCGAGCGGGTGATCGAGGAAAAGGTGCGGCTTTGA
- the sufB gene encoding Fe-S cluster assembly protein SufB — translation MSDNFDVATIGSEYKYGFIDEVKPVFKSEKGLSRRVVEAISYHKGEPQWMLDFRLKALEIFESKPMPTWGGDLSGLNFDEIYFYAKPTEVRDAKSWDEVPEEIRRTYERLGIPEAERKVLAGVGAQYDSEMVYHQVREELARLGVIFVSIEEGLKHYEDLFREYFATVIPPEDNKFAALNSAVWSGGSFVYVPKGVKVELPLQAYFRVNTAELGQFERTLIIVDEGAEMHYIEGCTAPTYSTDSFHSGVIEIVVNKGARSRYTTIQNWSHNMYNLVTQRAMVYGDAYHEWLDGNLGSKLTMKYPSSYLMEPGARSEIMSIAFANTGQHQDTGGKLILAAPHTSGTIVSKSISKGEGRASYRGLVKVYEGAKHARVNVECDALLINPESRTDTYPYIEIEEDTAHVGHEATVSKLNDEQIFYLQSRGLKEDEAAALIVRGFIEPIAKELPLEYAVELNRLIELEMEGSVG, via the coding sequence ATGTCCGATAACTTCGATGTAGCCACCATAGGCAGCGAATACAAGTACGGCTTCATAGACGAGGTGAAGCCCGTCTTCAAGAGCGAAAAGGGCCTGAGCCGGCGGGTGGTGGAGGCCATCAGCTACCACAAAGGCGAGCCCCAGTGGATGCTCGACTTCCGCCTGAAGGCGCTGGAGATCTTCGAGTCCAAGCCCATGCCCACCTGGGGGGGCGACCTCTCGGGCCTCAACTTCGACGAGATCTACTTTTACGCCAAACCCACCGAGGTCCGCGACGCCAAGAGCTGGGACGAGGTGCCCGAGGAGATCCGGCGCACCTATGAGCGGCTGGGCATCCCCGAGGCCGAGCGCAAGGTGTTGGCCGGGGTGGGGGCGCAGTACGACTCGGAGATGGTCTACCACCAAGTCCGGGAGGAGCTGGCCCGGCTGGGGGTGATCTTCGTCAGCATCGAAGAAGGGCTCAAGCACTACGAAGACCTCTTCCGGGAGTACTTCGCCACGGTAATCCCGCCGGAGGACAACAAATTCGCCGCCCTCAACTCGGCGGTGTGGTCGGGCGGGAGCTTCGTGTACGTGCCCAAGGGGGTGAAGGTGGAGTTGCCCCTCCAGGCTTACTTCCGGGTCAACACCGCCGAGCTGGGCCAGTTTGAGCGCACCCTCATCATCGTGGACGAGGGCGCGGAGATGCACTACATCGAAGGTTGCACCGCCCCCACCTACTCCACCGACTCCTTTCACAGCGGGGTGATTGAGATCGTGGTCAACAAGGGGGCCCGGAGCCGCTACACCACCATCCAGAACTGGTCGCACAACATGTACAACCTGGTTACCCAGCGGGCGATGGTCTACGGGGACGCCTACCACGAGTGGCTGGACGGCAACCTGGGCTCCAAGCTCACCATGAAATACCCCTCCTCGTACCTCATGGAGCCAGGGGCCCGCTCGGAAATCATGAGCATCGCCTTCGCCAACACCGGCCAGCACCAGGACACCGGCGGCAAGCTGATCCTGGCCGCCCCCCACACCAGCGGAACCATCGTCTCGAAGAGCATCTCCAAGGGCGAGGGGCGGGCCAGCTACCGGGGTCTGGTCAAGGTCTACGAGGGGGCCAAGCATGCCCGGGTAAACGTGGAATGCGACGCCCTGCTCATCAACCCCGAGTCCCGCACCGACACCTACCCCTACATCGAGATCGAGGAGGACACCGCCCACGTCGGCCACGAGGCCACGGTCTCCAAGCTCAATGACGAGCAGATCTTCTACCTGCAAAGCCGGGGCCTCAAGGAAGACGAGGCGGCGGCCCTGATCGTGCGGGGCTTTATCGAGCCCATCGCCAAGGAGCTGCCTTTGGAGTACGCCGTGGAACTCAACCGTTTGATCGAACTCGAGATGGAAGGCTCGGTGGGATGA